A stretch of DNA from Candidatus Dojkabacteria bacterium:
CAGGACTATTTCCCTCGTTTCCAACATAAAGACTTAAATAACCTTTATCAAGAACTGCAAACCCATCGAAAACTAATGATTTTGCAACGGCTCCAAATATGTATTTCTCCTTAACCAAAACCTTAAGGACAGTCTCAGTTATCGAAACTTGTTTCATCTGAGTCATTAGAGCTCTGTTATATATTAATCTATACAGTTTATATTCTTCCGGAGCCAAGCTATCTTTTATCTTCTCAGGATCCAGATCAAGGTGTGTTGGTCTTATTGCTTCGTGAGCCTCCTGTGCAACCTTCGATTTCTTCTTAAACACGTTTATTTTCTCACTTAGATACTTTTCACCAAACCGTTTGGTCACCGTATTTCTTATTTCTTTTATCGCTTTTTGGGAAAGCGTAAATGAATCAGTTCTCATGTATGTAATAAGTCCTAACGCCTCGCCTTTTATCTGCACCCCCTGATACAGTTTTTGGGCAATTCCCATGGTTCTACTTGCACTAAATCCTAATTTTCTATTTGCGTCCTGCTGTAAAAGTGCCGTTGTATAAGGAGGAGGAGCACTAAATTCCCTTTGTTTGGTTACAACACTTTTTACAATTCCTGTTTTTGTTCCCTTTAGGTCTTTTTTAACCTTTTCGACTTCTTCTGCCGAAAGCCTGCTAGCTAGGCTGGTATTTTCCTTCATTAGTAAAAGTGCCAATTTTCCAATAAGCCCCTTTACCGTAAAGAATTCCTTGGGAATAAAGGCGAGAATCTCTTTTTCTCTATCTACAATAAACTTAAGAGCAACAGACTGAACCCTTCCGGCTGAAAGACCATATCTTATTTTCTTCCAAAGTAATTCCGATAGTTCGAACCCTACAATTCTGTCAAGAATTCTTCTTGCCTTTTGAGCATCAACCAGGTTAATGTCAACTTCTCGAGGATTTTTTAAGGCCTCGGTTACTGCTTCTTTTGTGATTTCGTGAAATACTACCCTTTTGGTCTGTTTCTTTTCTTTTTTTGCAATATTATCGACCTGCCAGGCAATTGCTTCGCCTTCCCGATCAGGGTCCGTAGCAAGATATACTATACCTTTGATGTTCTTAATCTTTGATTTTAAGTCGGTAATCACCTTTTGTTTTCCTTTTGAAACTACATACTGGGGCTTAAAATCTTTTTCAATATCTACTCCAAATTTGTTGGGTGGCAGATCTTTCATGTGACCTAATGTGGCAACAACCTTGTAATCTGAACCCAAGAACCGTTCAATTGTCTTTGATTTTGCGGGAGACTCAACAACTAGAAGATTCCCTGCGGTTTTACTCATCTTATAAAAACTTTCCCGAATTTATTCACATGTAAAATACCCTTTAGTTCTAAATATGTCAACTTTTTAACCAACTTGCTTTCAGATAAATTTAAACCCCTTGCAAGTGATGTAACAGTATCAAAGCCTGATTTTATCAGTATTAAAAGCTCTTGTGCAACTCCACCCGTTTCAATTAAAGGACCAATACCCAAAAGCTTATCAAGAAAACTCAATGACGGTACTATTGTGACACCCACCTTAGTCAACAAATTATTACATCCTTCAGATGATTTCGAAAAAATGCTTCCCGGTATAACAAACACAGGTTTTTTACGCTTAATACACTCTGAAGCAGTATGTAGAGTTCCACTTTTCAATGGGGCTTCAACCACAAACAACATATCAACCAACTTACTTAAAAGCGTGTTTCTGCCAAGAAAATGTCCCTTGGTTATCTCGGGCTTTTCTATATTACAAATTACAGCACCACCGGCATTTAAGATCCTCTTGATCGGAATACGCTGTGTATGGGGTGGAGCTGTCACAAGAAAGGGTGCGACAGCTACCGTTTTTACTCCAAACTTTAATGCCGCCTGATGTGCGGCCATATCAATCCCACTTGCAAATCCGCTCCATACCGATAATTTGCCATCTACCAGACGACTTACAAGCTCCTTCACCACCAGAGCTCCATAGGTAGTGGACTTTCTAGTTCCAACTATACCAACCTTTCCCCTCTGACACATTAATTTCTTGTTTCCAATACCCCAAAACGCCTGTTTGAAAAGGTCGTATTCCGATCTACAATCACCCCATAACCACAAGCCACAGGCTTGGTTAAGTGAAACCCTCTTCCGAACTTCGATTTCAAACGATTTTGGATTTCGGACAGAATTTTTTATACTCAGTATTCCGGCAAGATGTACAACCCCAAAGTCTTTCTCAGTAACAGCTTTCAGCCTATCGACACATTCGGAAAGTGAGTCAGTCCACAAAAGTTCATTTTCAAGGAGCTTGCAAATCAGTCGATTGCCTACATCTGGTAGAC
This window harbors:
- a CDS encoding DNA-processing protein DprA: MSSLPDVGNRLICKLLENELLWTDSLSECVDRLKAVTEKDFGVVHLAGILSIKNSVRNPKSFEIEVRKRVSLNQACGLWLWGDCRSEYDLFKQAFWGIGNKKLMCQRGKVGIVGTRKSTTYGALVVKELVSRLVDGKLSVWSGFASGIDMAAHQAALKFGVKTVAVAPFLVTAPPHTQRIPIKRILNAGGAVICNIEKPEITKGHFLGRNTLLSKLVDMLFVVEAPLKSGTLHTASECIKRKKPVFVIPGSIFSKSSEGCNNLLTKVGVTIVPSLSFLDKLLGIGPLIETGGVAQELLILIKSGFDTVTSLARGLNLSESKLVKKLTYLELKGILHVNKFGKVFIR
- the topA gene encoding type I DNA topoisomerase produces the protein MSKTAGNLLVVESPAKSKTIERFLGSDYKVVATLGHMKDLPPNKFGVDIEKDFKPQYVVSKGKQKVITDLKSKIKNIKGIVYLATDPDREGEAIAWQVDNIAKKEKKQTKRVVFHEITKEAVTEALKNPREVDINLVDAQKARRILDRIVGFELSELLWKKIRYGLSAGRVQSVALKFIVDREKEILAFIPKEFFTVKGLIGKLALLLMKENTSLASRLSAEEVEKVKKDLKGTKTGIVKSVVTKQREFSAPPPYTTALLQQDANRKLGFSASRTMGIAQKLYQGVQIKGEALGLITYMRTDSFTLSQKAIKEIRNTVTKRFGEKYLSEKINVFKKKSKVAQEAHEAIRPTHLDLDPEKIKDSLAPEEYKLYRLIYNRALMTQMKQVSITETVLKVLVKEKYIFGAVAKSLVFDGFAVLDKGYLSLYVGNEGNSPDLSFAKEGEKITFDKYEFEKGETKPKARYTEATLIKRLEKEGVGRPSTYATIIKTIIDRTYVEKQRGKLHPTDMGIVVSDFLTKFFTEVVDSKFTAQMEDELDDIANGDKDRVSVLKEYYKPFHKKIESGHMKIKKEDVVVLEESKEKCPVCGGPMVVKIGRNGKFLSCKKFPECKGILSLEEQKLDMEKYEDPGKCKSCKGDLVLKTGKYGKFWACENYPKCKETVPLILRERCPECGSNLVERKGKWGRTFIGCSGYPKCKYIKKDK